The proteins below come from a single Nocardioides eburneiflavus genomic window:
- a CDS encoding isochorismatase family protein — MRTAVLVVDVQRGLVEGEAAVPDADTFVAGLAAFLERARLDGVPIVHLQDEGTAPDSPIRRGTEGWELALAVGSGEVVLSKSDDDGFRGTGLHDTLQARGADRLIVVGIQSEMCVAATARGALDRGYTVVMPREGHTTYDVPDDDAGGPAVPAALVARVAEWSLGDAVEVPQTLDDVAWS, encoded by the coding sequence GTGAGGACGGCCGTGTTGGTGGTCGACGTCCAGCGCGGCCTCGTGGAGGGTGAGGCCGCCGTCCCTGACGCGGACACCTTTGTCGCCGGGCTGGCCGCGTTCCTCGAGCGCGCCAGGTTGGACGGTGTGCCGATCGTGCACCTGCAGGACGAGGGCACTGCACCCGATTCGCCCATCCGGCGAGGAACGGAGGGCTGGGAGCTGGCGCTCGCCGTTGGGAGCGGCGAAGTGGTCCTGTCCAAGTCGGACGACGACGGCTTCCGCGGCACCGGCCTCCACGACACCTTGCAGGCCCGCGGAGCCGACCGGTTGATCGTGGTCGGCATCCAGTCGGAGATGTGCGTCGCGGCAACGGCTCGCGGCGCACTCGACCGGGGGTACACCGTGGTGATGCCGCGCGAGGGGCACACCACGTACGACGTCCCGGACGACGACGCAGGCGGCCCCGCCGTACCTGCCGCCCTCGTGGCGCGGGTGGCCGAGTGGTCGCTGGGGGACGCGGTCGAGGTCCCGCAGACGCTCGACGACGTCGCCTGGAGCTGA
- a CDS encoding DUF3060 domain-containing protein gives MTSRRHVPYALLAASLLLPAAPATAAGLTVPVQCEVGSETVLAWDDVAYDLRGTCGVVRVTADAATVTMPAATRLVVEGADNTITAKSVYDVLVTGASNAVTTPSITTLAVTGAGSDVAVAGLVERAELTSTGSSLTADTVNVLRLRGADSVAARKAYRTRITGSDNAVRLRRGDRLVLTGDRNGVTVERGRTTVRDRGEGNVLDLRPRR, from the coding sequence GTGACTTCACGCCGACACGTCCCGTACGCCCTCCTCGCCGCCTCACTCCTCCTGCCGGCGGCGCCCGCGACCGCCGCCGGGCTGACGGTCCCGGTGCAGTGCGAGGTCGGCTCCGAGACGGTGCTGGCCTGGGACGACGTGGCCTACGACCTGCGCGGGACCTGCGGCGTCGTCCGGGTGACGGCCGACGCCGCGACCGTCACCATGCCCGCCGCCACCCGGCTCGTCGTCGAGGGGGCCGACAACACGATCACGGCGAAGTCGGTGTACGACGTGCTGGTCACCGGTGCGTCCAACGCCGTCACCACCCCGTCGATCACCACCCTCGCCGTCACGGGTGCAGGGTCGGACGTCGCGGTGGCGGGGCTGGTCGAGCGCGCGGAGCTGACCAGCACCGGGTCGTCGCTGACCGCCGACACCGTCAACGTGCTCCGCCTCCGCGGTGCCGACAGCGTGGCCGCGCGCAAGGCCTACCGCACCCGCATCACCGGGTCGGACAACGCGGTGCGACTCCGTCGCGGCGACCGGCTCGTCCTCACCGGCGACCGCAACGGCGTCACGGTCGAGCGCGGTCGTACGACCGTCCGCGACCGCGGGGAGGGCAACGTCCTGGACCTGCGGCCGCGCCGCTGA
- a CDS encoding VOC family protein: MAARPAWIQVFLDVPSDRFEEALAFWSAVTGWQPSERRGEDGQFLTLLPREGAAHVKMQAVAGPGGVHLDLDSADRPALVDRALTLGATHAWTYHDVEVAHSPGGLPFCHTLVDGEPTLARDGTTILDQVCLDIPSAHWETEVAYWAALTGREPEVGALPEFVRLVEEGRVRMLLQRLDEQDGPVRAHPDLATADRRGDTARHVGLGATLRAEHDHWTVLEAPGGQVYCLTDRDPVTGRARSV; the protein is encoded by the coding sequence ATGGCCGCACGACCCGCCTGGATCCAGGTCTTCCTCGACGTCCCGTCCGACCGGTTCGAGGAGGCGCTCGCCTTCTGGTCGGCGGTGACGGGCTGGCAGCCGTCCGAGCGTCGCGGCGAGGACGGCCAGTTCCTCACGCTCCTGCCGCGGGAGGGAGCGGCGCACGTCAAGATGCAGGCAGTGGCTGGTCCGGGGGGCGTCCACCTCGACCTCGACTCCGCGGACCGACCGGCCCTGGTCGATCGGGCTCTGACGCTGGGGGCGACGCACGCGTGGACCTACCACGACGTCGAGGTGGCGCACTCCCCCGGCGGCCTCCCCTTCTGCCACACCCTCGTCGACGGCGAGCCGACCCTCGCCCGTGACGGAACGACGATCCTCGACCAGGTGTGTCTCGACATCCCCTCCGCGCACTGGGAGACCGAGGTCGCGTACTGGGCGGCACTCACCGGTCGCGAGCCCGAGGTCGGCGCACTGCCCGAGTTCGTCCGCCTCGTCGAGGAGGGACGGGTGCGGATGCTCCTCCAGCGTCTCGACGAGCAGGACGGACCGGTCCGGGCCCACCCCGACCTCGCCACGGCCGACCGGCGGGGTGACACCGCCCGCCACGTGGGGCTGGGCGCGACGCTCCGCGCCGAGCACGACCACTGGACGGTCCTGGAGGCTCCGGGCGGACAGGTCTACTGCCTCACCGACCGCGACCCGGTGACCGGCCGGGCCCGCTCGGTGTGA
- a CDS encoding VOC family protein: protein MSDFPPVVPQLLHTVLDAVDVRGEAEFWRDLLGLAYRPGDEVPAAGVDEADWLVLTHPDGRRCLAIQQVEELTASRWPEPGHPSVSHLDTTVPSRTALDAAHERVLALGGELRLDRTDDPDEPLRAYASPAGHVFCVFVA, encoded by the coding sequence GTGAGCGACTTCCCGCCCGTGGTCCCGCAGCTGCTGCACACCGTGCTCGACGCCGTCGACGTGCGCGGCGAGGCGGAGTTCTGGCGCGACCTGCTGGGCCTGGCCTACCGTCCCGGCGACGAGGTCCCGGCCGCAGGTGTCGACGAGGCCGACTGGCTCGTCCTCACCCATCCCGACGGTCGCCGGTGCCTCGCGATCCAGCAGGTCGAGGAGCTGACCGCGAGTCGCTGGCCCGAGCCCGGCCATCCGTCGGTCTCGCACCTCGACACCACGGTGCCGTCGCGCACGGCGCTCGACGCCGCCCACGAGCGGGTGCTGGCGCTCGGGGGCGAGCTGCGGCTCGACCGCACCGACGACCCCGACGAGCCGCTGCGGGCGTACGCCAGCCCGGCCGGCCACGTGTTCTGCGTCTTCGTCGCCTGA
- a CDS encoding acetyl-CoA hydrolase/transferase family protein, giving the protein MQVVDIEHAVRVVREHCGPLQAPPRVVTSGNFATPTVLLAALVAELPEARLHALNAQSDLPVHDGVVPETTFVGPGFRRHPRLSYVPCRLSMVPRLFHGPLAPDVVVVHTTTPRDGQVSLGLEVNVLPAAIEAARERGALVVAQLNPRMPWTFGDAVLPVEDLDLGVEVDVPLTTHVARPPGEDARMIGARVAAEIGDGATLQAGIGEVPDATIAGVLERRGLKIWTEMFSDGVLTLEKAGALDRGTPVRTSFVFGSQELYDWVDDNPRVRMLRTETTNSPAAIAQQPAMTSINTALQVDLFDQANASRIDARIHSGFGGQTDFTVGASHSPGGRAFMALRSWHPKADVSTIVPLVDEPVTSFQHGAVVTDQGIAWMWGRDERTQARNLIEHAAHPSVRDDLWEEARALGLA; this is encoded by the coding sequence ATGCAGGTCGTCGACATCGAGCACGCCGTCCGAGTGGTGCGCGAGCACTGTGGCCCCCTCCAGGCGCCGCCCCGGGTGGTGACGAGCGGCAACTTCGCCACCCCGACCGTGCTGCTCGCGGCGCTGGTCGCCGAGCTGCCCGAGGCCCGGCTGCACGCCCTCAACGCGCAGTCCGACCTGCCGGTCCACGACGGCGTGGTCCCCGAGACGACGTTCGTCGGTCCCGGCTTCCGTCGGCACCCCCGCCTCTCCTACGTGCCGTGCCGCCTGTCGATGGTGCCGCGGCTCTTCCACGGCCCCCTCGCGCCCGACGTGGTGGTCGTCCACACCACCACACCGCGCGACGGGCAGGTGTCGCTCGGCCTCGAGGTCAACGTCCTCCCCGCCGCCATCGAGGCCGCACGGGAGCGGGGCGCCCTCGTCGTGGCCCAGCTCAACCCGCGGATGCCGTGGACCTTCGGGGACGCGGTGCTGCCGGTCGAGGACCTCGACCTCGGCGTCGAGGTCGACGTGCCGCTCACCACGCACGTCGCCCGTCCGCCCGGCGAGGACGCCCGGATGATCGGAGCCCGCGTGGCCGCAGAGATCGGCGACGGCGCCACCCTCCAGGCAGGCATCGGCGAGGTGCCCGACGCCACCATCGCCGGCGTACTCGAGCGGCGGGGCCTGAAGATCTGGACGGAGATGTTCAGTGACGGCGTCCTCACGCTGGAGAAGGCCGGAGCCCTCGACCGCGGCACCCCGGTGCGTACGTCCTTCGTGTTCGGCAGCCAGGAGCTCTACGACTGGGTCGACGACAACCCGCGGGTGCGGATGCTGCGCACCGAGACGACCAACTCCCCCGCAGCCATCGCCCAGCAGCCCGCGATGACCTCCATCAACACCGCGCTCCAGGTCGACCTGTTCGACCAGGCCAACGCGTCGCGGATCGACGCCCGGATCCACAGCGGCTTCGGTGGCCAGACCGACTTCACGGTCGGGGCGAGCCACTCGCCGGGCGGGCGGGCGTTCATGGCGCTGCGGAGCTGGCACCCCAAGGCCGACGTGTCCACCATCGTGCCGCTCGTCGACGAGCCCGTGACGTCCTTCCAGCACGGCGCGGTCGTCACCGACCAGGGCATCGCCTGGATGTGGGGCCGCGACGAGCGCACGCAGGCCCGCAACCTGATCGAGCACGCCGCCCACCCGAGCGTCCGCGACGACCTCTGGGAGGAGGCACGGGCCCTGGGCCTCGCGTGA
- a CDS encoding ABC-F family ATP-binding cassette domain-containing protein, which translates to MPVSSSSPSPSPSSSPLPPLAVTGLSVTYPDRTVLGGVDLLAQPGRRIGLVGENGAGKSTLLRAVAGRLPAQACVAGSVTAPGDLVLLGQEPPFRDRATIEEVLAMALGPLRTAVADVERLAGDVGTARGEAAYGRALEVALAHDAWDADRRASLAAQRLGLSELDPARVVGSLSGGERTRLALATIMTTRPTCLLLDEPTNHLDDDAIGVLTDFLRDLPGVVVLASHDRVLLDDVCTDLVDLDAGALGTDGSGGRRFGGGWSAYEAARADARRRWEETYAAQQEEIARLRDATRIGTGAVAHDRGRTDGDKYVYSFKGGRVEQTLARRKKDARRRLAVAEREQVRRPPPPLNFRGGLTGAGTGRLVHARDIELEGRMRLPRLDLAAGEHLLLTGPNGSGKSTLLGVLSSRLSPTAGTVEVSARTVRELTQDPDVTHPGRSALVAYDRAVAGLVDPPRLRDLGLLHPRDHRTPVGALSVGQRRRLGLAVAIAATPDLLLLDEPTNHVSLALAGELEEALAACPGGVLLASHDRWLRRHWDGPELTLTPW; encoded by the coding sequence ATGCCCGTCAGCTCCTCGTCCCCATCTCCCTCCCCTTCGTCCTCCCCGCTCCCTCCCCTCGCGGTCACCGGGCTGTCCGTGACCTACCCCGACCGGACCGTGCTCGGCGGCGTCGACCTGCTCGCCCAACCCGGGCGCCGCATCGGGCTCGTCGGTGAGAACGGCGCGGGGAAGTCGACGCTGCTCCGCGCGGTCGCGGGGCGCCTGCCCGCCCAGGCGTGCGTCGCCGGCTCCGTCACCGCCCCGGGCGACCTGGTCCTGCTCGGCCAGGAGCCTCCGTTCCGCGACCGTGCGACGATCGAGGAGGTGCTGGCAATGGCCCTCGGGCCGTTGCGGACCGCCGTCGCGGACGTCGAGCGTCTGGCCGGTGACGTCGGCACCGCACGTGGCGAAGCGGCGTACGGTCGCGCCCTGGAGGTCGCACTCGCGCACGACGCGTGGGACGCAGACCGCCGCGCGAGCCTCGCGGCGCAGCGACTCGGCCTGTCCGAGCTCGACCCTGCCCGGGTGGTCGGCAGCCTGTCGGGCGGAGAGCGCACCCGGCTCGCCCTCGCGACGATCATGACGACGCGGCCGACCTGCCTGCTGCTCGACGAGCCGACCAACCACCTCGACGACGACGCGATCGGCGTGCTGACCGACTTCCTGCGCGACCTGCCCGGCGTGGTGGTGCTCGCCAGCCACGACCGAGTCCTGCTGGACGACGTCTGCACCGACCTCGTGGACCTCGACGCCGGCGCGCTCGGCACCGACGGCAGCGGCGGGCGGCGCTTCGGCGGCGGCTGGAGCGCCTACGAAGCCGCCCGCGCGGACGCCCGGCGGCGGTGGGAGGAGACGTACGCCGCCCAGCAGGAGGAGATCGCCCGACTGCGCGACGCCACGCGGATCGGCACGGGGGCGGTCGCGCACGACCGCGGTCGGACCGACGGGGACAAGTACGTCTACTCCTTCAAGGGCGGCCGGGTCGAGCAGACCCTCGCGCGACGCAAGAAGGACGCCCGGCGACGGCTGGCGGTCGCCGAGCGGGAGCAGGTCCGCAGGCCGCCCCCGCCACTGAACTTCCGCGGCGGCCTCACCGGCGCCGGCACGGGACGGCTCGTGCACGCGCGCGACATCGAGCTCGAAGGTCGGATGCGGTTGCCACGGCTCGACCTCGCTGCGGGGGAGCACCTCCTGCTCACCGGACCCAACGGCTCGGGCAAGTCGACGCTGCTGGGCGTGCTGTCGTCCCGCCTGTCACCGACTGCCGGCACGGTCGAGGTGTCGGCGCGCACGGTGCGCGAGCTCACCCAGGACCCGGACGTCACCCATCCGGGGCGCTCCGCCCTGGTGGCGTACGACCGCGCGGTGGCCGGGCTCGTCGACCCACCCCGGCTGCGCGACCTCGGGCTGCTGCACCCGCGCGACCACCGCACGCCGGTCGGCGCCCTCTCGGTGGGCCAGCGCCGTCGCCTGGGCCTTGCGGTCGCGATCGCCGCCACTCCCGACCTGCTCCTGCTCGACGAGCCGACCAACCACGTGTCGCTCGCCCTCGCCGGAGAGCTCGAGGAGGCGCTCGCGGCCTGTCCCGGCGGCGTGCTGCTGGCCTCCCACGACCGATGGCTGCGACGTCACTGGGACGGCCCCGAGTTGACGCTCACGCCGTGGTGA
- the carA gene encoding glutamine-hydrolyzing carbamoyl-phosphate synthase small subunit, which produces MALPAPAQTRLAPRSALLVLEDGRTFRGESFGAEGETFGEAVFSTGMSGYQETLTDPSYHRQVVVMTAPHVGNTGMNDEDVESSRIWVAGYVVRDPARVPSSWRSMRSLTDDLRDQGVVGISGIDTRALTRHLRERGAMRVGISTTETDPQRLLERVLVSGEMAGANLSEAVSTSEAYVVPAQGTRRFTVAAVDLGIKTNTPRMMSERGIEVHVLPATATLDDVRAVEPDGLFFSNGPGDPAATTGQVELLQGALRAGIPYFGICFGNQLFGRALGFGTYKLKYGHRGINQPVMDRTTGKVEVTAHNHGFAVDAPLEGTTSTEFGEVSVSHVCLNDDVVEGLELRDADGRLTSFSVQYHPEAAAGPHDAAYLFDRFCELMSSVSTRSLALAAQPADDDTQNGGN; this is translated from the coding sequence ATGGCTCTGCCTGCCCCTGCCCAGACTCGTCTGGCGCCCCGATCGGCACTTCTGGTCCTCGAGGACGGGCGCACCTTTCGCGGTGAGTCCTTCGGAGCCGAGGGTGAGACCTTCGGCGAGGCCGTCTTCTCGACCGGCATGTCCGGCTACCAGGAGACGCTGACCGACCCCAGCTACCACCGCCAGGTCGTCGTCATGACGGCCCCGCACGTCGGCAACACCGGGATGAACGACGAAGACGTCGAGTCCTCGCGCATCTGGGTCGCCGGCTACGTCGTCCGCGACCCTGCCCGGGTGCCGTCCAGCTGGCGCAGCATGCGCAGCCTGACCGACGACCTGCGCGACCAGGGCGTCGTCGGCATCAGCGGCATCGACACGCGTGCCCTGACCCGCCACCTGCGCGAGCGGGGCGCCATGCGGGTCGGCATCTCGACGACGGAGACCGACCCCCAGCGCCTGCTGGAGCGGGTCCTGGTCTCCGGCGAGATGGCCGGCGCCAACCTCAGCGAGGCCGTGAGCACCAGCGAGGCGTACGTCGTGCCGGCGCAGGGGACCAGGCGCTTCACCGTCGCCGCGGTCGACCTCGGCATCAAGACCAACACCCCGCGGATGATGAGCGAGCGCGGCATCGAGGTGCACGTGCTTCCCGCCACCGCGACGCTCGACGACGTGCGGGCGGTCGAGCCGGACGGGCTCTTCTTCTCCAACGGCCCCGGCGACCCGGCGGCGACCACCGGGCAGGTCGAGCTGCTGCAGGGCGCCCTGCGAGCGGGAATACCCTACTTCGGGATCTGCTTCGGCAACCAGCTCTTCGGCCGCGCGCTCGGCTTCGGCACCTACAAGCTCAAGTACGGCCACCGCGGCATCAACCAGCCGGTGATGGACCGCACCACGGGCAAGGTCGAGGTCACCGCCCACAACCACGGCTTCGCGGTCGACGCCCCGCTCGAGGGCACTACGAGCACGGAGTTCGGCGAGGTCTCGGTCAGCCACGTCTGCCTCAACGACGACGTCGTCGAGGGCCTCGAGCTGCGCGACGCCGACGGACGCCTCACGTCCTTCTCCGTGCAGTACCACCCGGAGGCGGCCGCCGGCCCGCACGACGCGGCGTACCTCTTCGACCGCTTCTGCGAGCTGATGTCCTCGGTTTCGACACGCTCGCTGGCGCTCGCTGCTCAACCAGCGGACGACGACACCCAGAACGGGGGCAACTGA
- the carB gene encoding carbamoyl-phosphate synthase large subunit, translating to MPKRTDITSVLVIGSGPIIIGQACEFDYSGTQACRVLRQEGLRVVLVNSNPATIMTDPEFADATYVEPITPEYVEKVIAKERPDALLATLGGQTALNCAMALDKAGVLEKYGVELIGASIEAIERGENRQQFKKIVEQLGGESAKSVICHSMDDLLAAADDLGYPMVVRPSFTMGGTGSGMAYDEADLRRIGGAGLAASPTTEVLLEESILGWKEYELEVMRDRADNSVIVCSIENLDPMGVHTGDSITVAPALTLTDREYQKMRDLAIAIIRAVGVDTGGCNIQYAVNPADGRLIVIEMNPRVSRSSALASKATGFPIAKIAAKVAIGYTLDEIQNDITEETPASFEPTLDYVVVKVPRFAFEKFPEADPTLTTHMKSVGEAMAIGRNFTEALQKSLRSLESKHAPFDWHKEFVELDKAALLEEITVPHDGRLKKVMDAIRAGATPEEIFEATRIDPWFVDQLALINEVAVQLIDATELTPELLRLAKRHGFSDEQIGKIRGLSADVIRGVRHALGIRPVFKTVDTCAAEFAARTPYHYSSYDEETEVQPRAEGKEAVIILGSGPNRIGQGIEFDYSCVHASLALAEAGYETIMVNCNPETVSTDYDTSDRLYFEPLTLEDVLEIVHAEQQAGPVAGVVCQLGGQTPLGLAQGLADAGVPIVGTTPEAIHLAEERGAFGRVLADAGLPAPKHGTATSYPQAQRIAHEIGYPVLVRPSYVLGGRGMEIVYDDAALEAYLEKYVANGLINERQPVLVDRFLDDAVEIDVDALFDGEELFLGGVMEHIEEAGIHSGDSSCALPPITLGREEIDRIRRSTEAIARGLDVRGLLNIQFALASDVLYVLEANPRASRTVPFVSKATATPLAKAAARIMLGESVAELRTAGVLPAEGDGGHLPDGSPIAVKEAVMPFDRFKTADGRTVDALLGPEMRSTGEVMGFDATFGTAFAKAQAAAYGSLPLTGKVFVSVANRDKRHMIFPVKQIADMGFEILATAGTAEVLRRNGVRSTVVRKHSEGEGPDGEPTIVGRIWAREVDLVINTPHGATSGGSPRMDGYDIRTAAVSTDIPCITTIQGLGAAVQGLEAMRRGEIGVRSLQDWAAHLDPAADRTD from the coding sequence ATGCCCAAGCGCACCGACATCACGAGCGTCCTGGTCATCGGCTCCGGGCCGATCATCATCGGCCAGGCCTGCGAGTTCGACTACTCCGGCACCCAGGCCTGCCGGGTGCTGCGCCAGGAGGGCCTGCGGGTCGTCCTGGTCAACTCCAACCCGGCCACGATCATGACCGACCCGGAGTTCGCCGACGCGACCTACGTCGAGCCGATCACCCCGGAGTACGTGGAGAAGGTCATCGCCAAGGAGCGCCCCGACGCGCTGCTGGCCACCCTCGGCGGACAGACCGCGCTCAACTGCGCGATGGCGCTCGACAAGGCCGGCGTGCTGGAGAAGTACGGCGTCGAGCTGATCGGCGCCTCGATCGAGGCGATCGAGCGCGGCGAGAACCGCCAGCAGTTCAAGAAGATCGTCGAGCAGCTCGGCGGCGAGTCCGCGAAGAGCGTCATCTGCCACTCGATGGACGACCTGCTCGCCGCGGCCGACGACCTCGGCTACCCGATGGTGGTGCGCCCGTCGTTCACCATGGGCGGCACCGGCTCCGGCATGGCCTACGACGAGGCCGACCTGCGCCGCATCGGCGGCGCCGGCCTCGCCGCGAGCCCGACCACCGAGGTGCTCCTCGAGGAGTCGATCCTCGGCTGGAAGGAGTACGAGCTCGAGGTGATGCGCGACCGCGCCGACAACAGCGTGATCGTCTGCTCCATCGAGAACCTCGACCCCATGGGCGTGCACACCGGCGACTCGATCACCGTCGCACCTGCCCTGACCCTGACCGACCGCGAGTACCAGAAGATGCGCGACCTCGCGATCGCCATCATCCGGGCGGTGGGCGTCGACACCGGCGGCTGCAACATCCAGTACGCCGTCAACCCCGCCGACGGCCGCCTGATCGTCATCGAGATGAACCCGCGCGTCTCGCGGTCCTCCGCGCTCGCGTCGAAGGCCACCGGCTTCCCGATCGCCAAGATCGCCGCCAAGGTCGCCATCGGCTACACCCTCGACGAGATCCAGAACGACATCACCGAGGAGACCCCGGCGTCCTTCGAGCCGACCCTCGACTACGTCGTGGTGAAGGTCCCGCGGTTCGCCTTCGAGAAGTTCCCCGAGGCCGACCCGACGCTGACCACGCACATGAAGTCGGTCGGCGAGGCGATGGCCATCGGCCGCAACTTCACCGAGGCGCTGCAGAAGTCGCTGCGCTCGCTGGAGAGCAAGCACGCCCCCTTCGACTGGCACAAGGAGTTCGTCGAGCTCGACAAGGCCGCGCTCCTCGAGGAGATCACGGTCCCGCACGACGGCCGGCTCAAGAAGGTCATGGACGCCATCCGGGCCGGTGCCACGCCTGAGGAGATCTTCGAGGCCACCAGGATCGACCCGTGGTTCGTCGACCAGCTCGCGCTGATCAACGAGGTCGCGGTCCAGCTCATCGACGCCACCGAGCTCACCCCGGAGCTGCTGCGCCTGGCCAAGCGCCACGGCTTCTCCGACGAGCAGATCGGCAAGATCCGCGGGCTGTCCGCCGACGTCATCCGCGGCGTACGCCACGCGCTGGGCATCCGGCCGGTCTTCAAGACCGTCGACACCTGTGCTGCCGAGTTCGCCGCGCGCACGCCCTACCACTACTCCTCCTACGACGAGGAGACCGAGGTGCAGCCGCGCGCCGAGGGCAAGGAGGCCGTGATCATCCTCGGCTCCGGTCCCAACCGGATCGGCCAGGGCATCGAGTTCGACTACTCGTGCGTGCACGCGTCGCTCGCGCTGGCCGAGGCCGGCTACGAGACGATCATGGTCAACTGCAACCCGGAGACGGTGAGCACCGACTACGACACCTCCGACCGCCTCTACTTCGAGCCGCTCACGCTCGAGGACGTCCTCGAGATCGTGCACGCCGAGCAGCAGGCCGGTCCGGTCGCCGGTGTGGTGTGCCAGCTCGGCGGGCAGACGCCGCTCGGCCTGGCCCAGGGCCTGGCCGACGCCGGCGTCCCGATCGTCGGCACCACCCCGGAGGCGATCCACCTCGCCGAGGAGCGCGGCGCCTTCGGTCGCGTCCTCGCCGACGCCGGCCTGCCGGCGCCCAAGCACGGCACCGCCACGTCGTACCCGCAGGCGCAGCGCATCGCCCACGAGATCGGCTACCCGGTCCTCGTCCGCCCCTCGTACGTCCTGGGCGGGCGCGGGATGGAGATCGTCTACGACGACGCTGCGCTCGAGGCGTACCTCGAGAAGTACGTCGCCAACGGTCTGATCAACGAGCGCCAGCCGGTGCTGGTCGACCGATTCCTCGACGACGCGGTCGAGATCGACGTGGACGCGCTCTTCGACGGCGAGGAGCTGTTCCTCGGCGGCGTGATGGAGCACATCGAGGAGGCGGGCATCCACTCCGGCGACTCCTCGTGCGCGCTGCCTCCGATCACCCTCGGCCGTGAGGAGATCGACCGGATCCGCCGCTCCACCGAGGCGATCGCCCGCGGTCTCGACGTGCGCGGCCTGCTCAACATCCAGTTCGCCCTCGCCTCCGACGTGCTCTACGTCCTGGAGGCCAACCCGCGTGCCTCCCGCACGGTGCCGTTCGTCTCCAAGGCGACGGCCACCCCGCTCGCCAAGGCCGCCGCGCGCATCATGCTCGGCGAGTCGGTCGCCGAGCTGCGCACGGCGGGTGTGCTGCCCGCCGAGGGCGACGGCGGCCACCTGCCCGACGGGTCGCCGATCGCGGTCAAGGAGGCGGTCATGCCGTTCGACCGCTTCAAGACCGCGGACGGGCGCACCGTCGACGCGCTGCTCGGGCCCGAGATGCGCTCGACCGGCGAGGTGATGGGCTTCGACGCCACCTTCGGCACCGCGTTCGCCAAGGCGCAGGCGGCGGCCTACGGGTCGCTCCCGCTCACGGGCAAGGTCTTCGTGTCGGTCGCCAACCGCGACAAGCGGCACATGATCTTCCCGGTCAAGCAGATCGCCGACATGGGCTTCGAGATCCTCGCGACGGCCGGCACCGCCGAGGTGCTCCGCCGCAACGGCGTGCGGTCGACCGTGGTGCGCAAGCACTCCGAGGGCGAGGGCCCCGACGGCGAGCCGACGATCGTCGGCCGGATCTGGGCCCGCGAGGTCGACCTGGTCATCAACACGCCCCACGGAGCCACGAGCGGAGGCTCGCCCCGGATGGACGGCTACGACATCCGCACCGCGGCCGTGTCGACCGACATCCCGTGCATCACCACCATCCAGGGCCTCGGCGCCGCCGTGCAGGGCCTGGAGGCGATGCGGCGCGGCGAGATCGGGGTGCGGTCGCTGCAGGACTGGGCCGCCCACCTCGATCCGGCCGCCGACCGGACCGACTGA